The Pricia mediterranea genome includes a window with the following:
- a CDS encoding sugar porter family MFS transporter, whose amino-acid sequence MKKIWVWSIAAALAGFLFGFDTVVISGADKKLQTLWDSSDVFHGAIVIGMALWGTVVGALLGGIPTNKLGRKKTLIWIGVLYTISALGSALSNDPITFAIFRFLGGLGVGASTIAAPAYISEIAPAKDRGKLVGLYQFNIVFGILIAFFSNYLLNNIGENSWRWMLGVEAIPASIYTVFALTIPKSPRWLLSKLKVDEARNVLGVINPGQDVEQLMLEINTENKTTVTGENIFMKKYRFILILAFCIAFFNQLSGINAFLYYAPRILEEAGLGASTALLSSIGIGVTNMLFTLLGIFLIDRMGRKQLMYIGSVGYIISLSLVACAFFFNWEGMSVAIFLFLFIAAHAVGQGTVIWVFISEIFPNHLRGYGQSFGSSVHWILAAVVPSLIPILFATIGPGIVFTFFAFMMLLQLLFVAFVMPETKGISLEELSKTLIKGKNRDEKVIPAKGTKG is encoded by the coding sequence ATGAAAAAAATATGGGTTTGGTCTATTGCCGCTGCATTGGCAGGTTTTCTATTCGGATTTGATACCGTAGTCATCTCCGGTGCGGATAAAAAACTCCAAACCCTTTGGGACTCATCCGATGTATTTCATGGGGCCATCGTTATAGGAATGGCCTTATGGGGTACCGTGGTCGGGGCGCTACTCGGGGGCATACCCACCAATAAGCTCGGCCGAAAGAAAACTTTGATTTGGATCGGGGTGCTCTATACGATTTCTGCCCTGGGCTCCGCATTGTCCAATGACCCCATAACCTTTGCCATCTTTCGGTTTCTTGGAGGCCTTGGCGTTGGGGCATCTACCATTGCGGCACCCGCCTACATATCAGAGATCGCTCCGGCAAAGGATAGGGGCAAATTGGTCGGTCTATACCAGTTTAACATTGTTTTCGGTATTCTCATCGCTTTTTTCTCCAACTATCTCTTGAACAATATAGGCGAAAACTCCTGGCGGTGGATGCTCGGTGTCGAGGCGATTCCGGCAAGTATCTATACGGTGTTCGCCTTGACGATACCGAAAAGTCCAAGATGGTTGTTGTCCAAGTTAAAAGTAGATGAGGCTCGGAATGTATTGGGGGTTATTAATCCCGGTCAAGATGTAGAGCAACTAATGTTGGAGATCAATACCGAAAATAAAACTACCGTAACCGGTGAAAACATTTTCATGAAAAAATATAGATTCATTTTAATCCTGGCCTTTTGTATCGCTTTTTTTAACCAATTGTCCGGGATCAACGCTTTTCTATATTATGCTCCCAGAATTTTGGAGGAAGCAGGCCTTGGTGCCAGTACCGCCCTACTAAGCAGTATAGGTATAGGGGTAACCAATATGCTCTTTACCCTTTTGGGGATATTTCTAATAGACCGAATGGGCAGAAAGCAGCTCATGTACATCGGGTCTGTGGGCTATATCATATCCCTTTCATTGGTAGCCTGTGCTTTCTTCTTTAATTGGGAAGGGATGTCGGTTGCTATTTTCCTATTCCTGTTTATCGCTGCCCATGCCGTAGGTCAGGGTACGGTAATATGGGTATTTATCTCCGAAATATTCCCGAATCATTTAAGAGGATACGGTCAGAGTTTTGGCAGTTCGGTTCACTGGATTTTGGCCGCCGTGGTCCCTTCTTTGATCCCTATACTTTTTGCCACTATCGGCCCGGGCATCGTATTTACATTTTTTGCCTTCATGATGTTGCTTCAATTGTTGTTTGTTGCTTTTGTAATGCCCGAAACAAAGGGAATTTCATTGGAAGAGTTAAGTAAAACGTTAATTAAGGGAAAAAACCGTGATGAAAAGGTTATTCCCGCTAAGGGAACAAAAGGATAA
- a CDS encoding substrate-binding domain-containing protein — protein sequence MFKTRYTPLFLIAILLFLASCSTGKEGDTIHIGFSQAMSDDDWRRSMNDAMELQASLNPNIDLTIRDANYEVQRQIEQIEAFIADSLDILIVSPIQSKPITPVVERALDAGIPVIVVDRKTENEKYTAYLGADNIEVGRNAAKKIISSNAKDSIRIVEIRGMAGSSPAEERSLGFAQIINSYKNAVIVQQIQGDWEKESIQGQFRELLQKNSKIEYVFAHNDRMIRGAWEVARDLGLESTIHFIGVDGLNSPDGGIRMVEDGMLKATVLYPTGGEEAIKLALKILNGESVPKNNILTTTIIDEVNAEIMKNQFDKINEQQEEIENQLVAIKQQEELYYSQNNLLKITMALLAIILSLALYSVYSIFAIRKKNRQLELTNRKITVQRNQIEKIAKEVEEINEAKLNFFTWLSHEFKTPITLILSSIESINDVAKEKGLRLMNEVELIYNNSNRLLRLINQLLDFRKVEDRKFTLRASKTNIFTFSKNIFKEFEREAKKRNITFKLSINNEDMELFIDRNLMDKVYFNLLSNAFKFTPENGKIEIDIRDHVNEDTVAIHFRDSGIGIPEKELDGVFQAFFRGSNNRKNSSGIGLHVSKEFIEIHAGTIEVRSFHGTEFIITLQKGRAHFDESQIIADQDLVDTNIIDFSSEHLVDENYLVQVPERDQENYSVLIIEDNRDLLRFLKSKLKSEYDIHLSDGTDAIEKAFEIVPDIVLCDISLPNKNGFEICEILKGDLRTSHIPTIILTAMGDKESYLKGLESGADLYLTKPFSYSILVQSIKSLLYNREKLRFYYTSNIHKIEDSDAFGNLEQRFLSEVNRLIKDNLDNPNFSVENLAEHLNISRVQLYRKVKALMGISISDYIGNIRLEKAKSMLENTSLTVAEIAYATGFSSPNYFSTAFKNKYGMPPGSFRKSV from the coding sequence ATGTTCAAAACGAGGTACACGCCGCTTTTTTTGATTGCGATTCTCCTATTTCTAGCCTCTTGTAGTACAGGCAAAGAAGGGGATACCATCCATATCGGCTTTTCTCAAGCCATGTCCGATGACGATTGGCGGAGGTCGATGAACGATGCCATGGAGTTGCAGGCATCGCTCAACCCGAATATCGATTTGACCATAAGGGATGCCAATTACGAGGTACAAAGGCAAATTGAACAGATTGAGGCATTTATAGCCGATAGCCTTGATATTCTAATTGTGTCTCCTATACAATCGAAACCCATTACTCCGGTTGTAGAGCGGGCACTTGATGCTGGAATTCCGGTAATCGTAGTGGATAGAAAAACGGAAAATGAAAAGTACACGGCATATTTGGGGGCAGATAATATTGAAGTGGGTAGAAACGCCGCTAAGAAAATAATTTCCTCCAATGCCAAAGATTCCATTCGTATCGTCGAGATAAGAGGCATGGCGGGTTCTTCGCCGGCGGAGGAACGTAGTCTGGGATTTGCACAAATCATCAACAGTTACAAAAATGCCGTAATTGTTCAACAGATTCAGGGCGATTGGGAAAAGGAGTCCATTCAGGGTCAATTTAGGGAACTGCTTCAAAAGAATAGCAAAATTGAATATGTTTTCGCACACAACGACCGTATGATAAGGGGCGCTTGGGAAGTGGCCCGAGACCTTGGGCTAGAAAGCACTATACATTTTATTGGCGTAGATGGACTCAATAGCCCGGATGGTGGCATCCGGATGGTCGAGGACGGTATGTTGAAAGCAACGGTCTTATACCCAACCGGAGGCGAAGAGGCCATAAAATTGGCCCTTAAAATCCTGAACGGGGAGAGTGTGCCCAAAAACAACATCTTGACGACCACTATTATCGACGAAGTGAACGCCGAGATCATGAAGAACCAATTCGATAAGATCAATGAGCAACAGGAAGAAATTGAAAATCAATTGGTTGCCATCAAGCAGCAGGAAGAACTCTACTATTCCCAAAATAATTTATTAAAAATAACTATGGCGTTGCTGGCAATCATTCTTAGTCTTGCGTTATACAGCGTTTATTCCATTTTTGCCATTCGGAAGAAAAATAGACAATTAGAGCTTACGAACAGGAAGATTACCGTACAACGAAATCAAATTGAGAAAATCGCTAAAGAGGTCGAGGAGATCAATGAAGCTAAACTGAATTTCTTTACATGGCTATCACACGAGTTCAAGACTCCGATTACGTTGATATTGAGTTCTATCGAATCAATAAACGATGTCGCCAAGGAAAAAGGTTTGAGACTTATGAACGAAGTGGAATTGATCTACAACAATTCGAACCGTTTGTTACGGCTCATCAATCAACTATTGGATTTTAGAAAAGTCGAAGATCGCAAATTTACCCTACGGGCATCAAAAACAAATATCTTCACCTTTTCCAAAAATATCTTCAAGGAATTTGAGCGAGAGGCGAAAAAAAGGAACATTACGTTCAAACTAAGTATAAATAATGAAGATATGGAATTGTTCATCGATAGAAACCTGATGGACAAGGTGTATTTCAATCTACTCTCCAATGCGTTCAAGTTTACCCCGGAAAATGGGAAAATCGAGATAGACATTCGAGACCATGTCAATGAAGATACAGTTGCTATCCATTTTAGGGACTCCGGCATCGGTATTCCGGAAAAGGAATTGGACGGTGTTTTTCAGGCCTTTTTTAGGGGTTCGAACAATAGAAAAAACAGTTCGGGCATCGGGCTGCATGTAAGCAAGGAATTTATTGAAATACACGCGGGCACTATTGAAGTCAGATCTTTTCATGGAACGGAGTTTATTATCACCCTGCAAAAAGGTCGGGCGCATTTTGATGAGAGCCAGATCATTGCCGATCAAGATTTGGTGGATACCAACATAATCGATTTCTCTTCGGAACATTTGGTCGACGAAAATTATCTGGTACAGGTACCTGAGAGGGACCAAGAAAACTATTCGGTTCTAATCATAGAAGATAATCGGGATCTGCTACGGTTTCTAAAGAGCAAATTGAAATCGGAGTATGACATCCATCTCTCGGACGGTACGGACGCCATTGAAAAGGCTTTTGAAATAGTCCCGGATATTGTTTTATGTGATATCAGCCTTCCGAATAAGAATGGGTTCGAAATCTGTGAAATCTTGAAAGGAGATTTGCGCACATCCCATATACCCACCATAATACTTACCGCCATGGGCGATAAGGAATCGTATTTAAAAGGTCTTGAATCAGGGGCCGACCTGTATCTCACGAAGCCTTTTAGCTATTCCATTTTGGTACAGTCCATTAAATCGCTATTGTATAATAGGGAGAAACTCCGGTTCTATTATACCAGTAATATTCATAAAATTGAAGATTCCGATGCTTTCGGTAACCTGGAACAACGGTTCTTAAGTGAAGTGAACAGATTGATCAAGGATAATCTGGACAATCCAAACTTTTCGGTAGAAAACTTGGCGGAACACCTGAATATTTCAAGGGTCCAATTGTATCGAAAGGTAAAAGCTTTGATGGGTATTAGCATTAGCGATTATATCGGTAACATCCGTTTGGAAAAAGCAAAATCCATGTTGGAAAATACCTCGTTGACTGTAGCCGAAATTGCTTACGCCACAGGATTTTCCTCACCCAACTATTTCTCTACCGCTTTTAAAAATAAGTATGGCATGCCTCCCGGATCATTTCGAAAATCAGTTTAA
- a CDS encoding intradiol ring-cleavage dioxygenase — MKRKEFLTKGMVGLGGVVALTALANSGKTEMTEESVSEDCTVSPRETKGPFPNKTPADYVRENIIGDRKGVALLVTLTILNKNSNCEPLPNALVDIWHCDNQGNYSEYGGFGTQRDDLAQEHFLRGRQTTDSNGKVSFISIFPGYYRGRAPHIHLEILSGSEKSLLVTQIAIPEDVCDTVYATQNYQGPGYIPNSRDGVFGSSLKQNMADAVSGNASEGYVLEKAIVVNS, encoded by the coding sequence ATGAAACGCAAGGAATTTCTGACCAAGGGAATGGTCGGTCTGGGAGGGGTCGTCGCCCTGACGGCCCTGGCCAATTCGGGCAAAACTGAAATGACGGAGGAGTCCGTTTCCGAGGATTGTACCGTGTCGCCCCGTGAGACCAAAGGCCCCTTTCCGAACAAGACCCCTGCGGACTACGTTCGCGAAAATATCATCGGCGACCGCAAGGGAGTTGCCCTGTTGGTTACCCTGACCATTTTGAACAAGAATTCCAATTGTGAACCCTTGCCTAATGCCTTGGTCGATATCTGGCATTGCGATAATCAGGGAAATTATTCCGAATACGGCGGTTTTGGAACGCAGCGCGACGACCTGGCCCAAGAACATTTTCTACGGGGCAGGCAGACCACGGATTCTAACGGCAAGGTATCTTTCATCAGTATCTTTCCAGGTTATTATCGGGGGCGTGCACCGCACATCCATTTGGAAATTCTAAGTGGTAGCGAAAAATCGCTATTGGTCACGCAGATCGCAATTCCGGAGGATGTTTGCGACACCGTTTATGCTACCCAAAATTATCAGGGACCCGGTTATATCCCTAATTCGAGGGACGGGGTCTTTGGCAGTAGCCTAAAGCAAAATATGGCCGATGCCGTTTCCGGAAATGCTTCGGAAGGCTATGTGCTTGAAAAAGCTATCGTGGTAAACTCATAG
- a CDS encoding YceI family protein, with product MKKAIFMVSILACATLTAQSVWKADNAHSKVGFAITHLMISEVEGHFGEFDIQATADESFGDPDFTVDIKTASIDTDNQKRDDHLRSADFFDAEAHPSLTFNTTSFEKTGEKTFKLTGDLTLHGVTKPVTLEGKLNGIITDERSKKLKAGLKLTGTVDRLAFGVGGDTPTLGDEVDMTINLEMAQQ from the coding sequence ATGAAAAAGGCAATTTTTATGGTATCGATTTTAGCCTGCGCCACCTTGACGGCACAGTCCGTTTGGAAGGCCGACAACGCCCATTCCAAGGTAGGTTTCGCCATTACGCATCTAATGATTTCCGAAGTGGAAGGACATTTCGGGGAATTCGACATTCAGGCTACCGCGGATGAATCCTTTGGCGACCCCGATTTTACGGTGGACATAAAAACGGCCAGTATCGACACGGACAACCAAAAAAGGGACGACCATCTGCGCAGTGCCGATTTTTTTGATGCCGAGGCACATCCTTCCCTAACTTTTAATACGACCTCCTTTGAGAAAACCGGGGAAAAGACTTTTAAATTGACTGGCGACCTGACCCTGCACGGCGTTACCAAGCCCGTTACCTTAGAAGGAAAGCTGAACGGAATCATTACCGATGAGCGCAGCAAAAAACTAAAGGCGGGATTGAAATTAACGGGAACAGTGGACCGCTTGGCCTTCGGGGTAGGAGGTGATACGCCCACGCTAGGGGACGAGGTCGATATGACCATTAATCTGGAAATGGCACAGCAATAA